A section of the Thunnus albacares chromosome 6, fThuAlb1.1, whole genome shotgun sequence genome encodes:
- the si:dkey-182i3.10 gene encoding gastrula zinc finger protein XlCGF26.1, with protein MSDLEAQVGSILEIMINATVTEMTKVIGGCDSIRPEAAPCSVTTENTQGSSDEKVIRLSVFMTSLAQEAVEKICQLFHECSSLLQLEVRQDVAEIEDLRRRLEVAETELKLVLEGNGGQKEADELTEGGSGQKEGKRGPANGAEGETVPTGQRSGRKSRRVVTSGDAGVKRSPIIHLWKGRAYEDTVQPVIIKEEGLEAFADQASSDSGQNRDDPGQDDDDDPDYQLEPDDPDDGDPGFTARPKRVVKPKSHRGRVKSQNQQTLSCKHCRKTFTKLHQLKAHQAVHGANAEKPFHCSQCDRGFSFQRSLNAHMLLHTGERPHTCDVCGKGFTLKQLLRNHQRLHAEVRPFRCEQCGKSFYRAHGLKMHQMVHTGERAYNCQYCNKSFTIQGNLQRHLRIHTGEKPFRCETCGKSFNQADTLKGHQRIHTGERPFSCETCGKCFIQKSALKMHQKTSHPGENSLACVACGTTAACVDSLRKHLQTHASTIPCMCVICGRRLSSITDLRLHQQHHTVDRPHSCSLCGKSFKSSSYLKIHLKTHSGERPFSCDICGRMFTQHSSLKSHQVVHTGEKPFSCDTCGKCFSSTGNLNRHQRIHTGEKPFSCDTCGRSFNQGNSLKAHQQIHTGEKQFMCDKCGKSFSYLRNLKDHKCFYV; from the exons ATGTCAGATTTGGAGGCACAAGTAGGCTCCATTTTGGAGATAATGATCAACGCGACTGTCACAGAAATGACCAAAGTTATCGGCGGCTGTGATTCAATACGTCCAGAAGCGGCACCGTGTAGCGTTAcgactgaaaacacacaaggGTCATCGGACGAGAAG GTGATCCGGCTCAGTGTCTTCATGACATCACTGGCTCAAGAAGCTGTGGAGAAGATCTGCCAGCTTTTCCACGAATGTTCCTCCCTGCTCCAGTTAGAA GTGAGGCAGGATGTGGCAGAGATCGAGGACCTGAGGAGGAGACTGGAGGTGGCCGAGACGGAGCTCAAGCTGGTGCTGGAGGGAAACGGAGGCCAGAAGGAAGCAGATGAGCTGACGGAGGGAGGCAGCGGGCAgaaggaggggaagaggggTCCGGCCAACGGAGCAGAAGGAGAGACTGTCCCGACCGGTCAGCGATCGGGGAGGAAGAGTCGCAGAG TCGTGACTAGTGGTGATGCCGGAGTAAAGAGATCACCCATCATTCACCTGTGGAAAGGCAGAGCTTATGAG GACACTGTCCAACCGGTGATTATAAAGGAAGAAGGATTGGAGGCATTTGCTGACCAGGCTTCCTCTGATTCTGGTCAGAACAGAGACGATCCAGGCCAGGATGATGACGACGACCCAGACTACCAG ttggagCCAGACGATCCAGATGACGGTGACCCGGGATTCACCGCCAGACCCAAACGCGTTGTAAAGCCCAAGTCCCACCGAGGTCGAGTGAAGAGTCAGAACCAGCAGACTCTGAGCTGCAAACACTGCAGGAAAACCTTCACCAAGCTGCACCAGCTTAAAGCCCACCAGGCCGTCCATGGCGCCAACGCAGAGAAGCCCTTCCACTGCTCTCAGTGTGACAGAGGCTTTTCATTCCAGCGAAGCCTCAACGCACACATGCTGCTTCACACAG GTGAGAGACCGCACACCTGCGATGTTTGTGGGAAGGGTTTCACCTTGAAGCAGCTGCTGAGGAACCACCAGCGTCTCCATGCTGAAGTCCGGCCGTTTCGCTGTGAACAATGCGGCAAGAGCTTCTATCGAGCCCACGGCCTGAAAATGCACCAAATGGTCCACACGGGCGAGCGGGCCTACAACTGTCAGTACTGCAACAAAAGCTTCACGATACAAGGTAACCTGCAGCGCCACCTGCGCATACACACGGGGGAGAAGCCGTTCAGGTGCGAGACTTGCGGCAAAAGCTTCAACCAGGCCGACACTCTGAAAGGTCATCAGAGGATACACACCGGCGAGCGTCCCTTCAGCTGCGAGACCTGCGGCAAGTGTTTCATCCAGAAGAGTGCCTTGAAAATGCACCAGAAGACCTCTCACCCAGGCGAGAACTCGCTGGCCTGCGTGGCGTGCGGCACCACGGCGGCCTGCGTCGACTCTCTACGTAAACACCTCCAGACACACGCGTCGACTATCCCGTGCATGTGCGTGATCTGCGGCCGGCGGCTCAGCTCCATCACCGACCTGCGCTTGCACCAGCAGCACCACACGGTGGACAGGCCTCACAGCTGCAGCCTCTGCGGGAAGAGCTTCAAGTCGTCCAGTTACCTGAAGATCCACCTGAAGACGCACAGCGGGGAGAGGCCGTTCTCCTGCGACATCTGCGGTCGCATgtttacacagcacagcagcctTAAATCACATCAG GTGGtgcacacaggagagaaaccgtTCAGCTGCGACACATGCGGGAAATGTTTCAGCAGCACCGGCAACCTGAACAGACACCAACGCATCCACACCGGGGAAAAACCCTTCAGCTGCGACACGTGCGGACGCAGCTTCAACCAGGGCAACAGCCTGAAGGCCCACCAGCAGATACACACCGGGGAGAAACAGTTCATGTGTGACAAGTGCGGGAAGAGTTTCTCCTACCTGAGGAACCTGAAGGACCAtaagtgtttttatgtctga